A single window of Halobacillus naozhouensis DNA harbors:
- the dxs gene encoding 1-deoxy-D-xylulose-5-phosphate synthase: protein MDLYKIKEPSFLKEMSIGQLEELSLDMRKFLIENLSGTGGHLGANLGVVELTLALHRVFESPKDRLLFDVGHQSYIHKILTGRAGRFDTLRKYNGLCGFPKRNESEHDTWETGHSSTSLSAAMGMAIARDLRKESHSIVPIIGDGALTGGMALEALNHIGDEKKNVTVILNDNEMSIARNVGALHGALGRMRSAGKYNRAKDDLEWILKRIPAVGGRLAQAAERLKDSMKYFVLPGMFFEELGFTYYGPVDGHDYQDLFENLNYAKKTSGPVIVHVITQKGKGYHPAETDKKDKWHGVGPYKIESGEKIKPTDAPPAWSEVISETLRKEARVDKRVVAITPAMVLGSKLEKFGEEFPDRLFDVGIAEQHATTLSAGLATQGMKPFLAIYSTFLQRGYDQVIHDVARQNLNVIFGVDRAGLVGADGETHQGVFDVAFLRSVPNMVVAMPKDENEGQYLVHTAVSYDDGPIAIRYPRGNGLGVEMSKELKTIPIGSWEVLKEGTDVVILTFGTTIPMALAASERLSKEGISVRVVNARFIKPMDEAMLHDIMKNKLPILTVEESVLQGGFGSSVLEFKEEHNYLSWVNRLGIPDRFIEHGSVPELWEEIGLTEDNVIKNIKEIIPEKKQRA, encoded by the coding sequence ATGGATCTGTACAAGATTAAAGAACCTTCATTTCTGAAGGAAATGTCGATTGGTCAATTAGAAGAACTTTCATTAGATATGCGCAAGTTTCTTATCGAAAATTTGTCAGGTACAGGAGGACATTTAGGTGCTAACCTGGGGGTTGTAGAACTTACGTTAGCTTTGCATAGAGTGTTTGAGAGTCCGAAAGATCGTTTGCTGTTTGATGTCGGACATCAGTCTTATATTCATAAAATATTAACAGGGCGTGCTGGCCGTTTTGATACGTTACGTAAGTACAATGGGTTGTGCGGTTTTCCGAAACGAAATGAAAGTGAACATGATACATGGGAGACAGGCCATAGTTCGACCTCATTGTCTGCAGCCATGGGCATGGCTATTGCCCGCGATTTGAGAAAAGAATCGCATTCGATCGTGCCTATTATTGGGGACGGGGCTCTCACAGGCGGTATGGCTCTTGAGGCTCTTAATCATATTGGTGATGAGAAAAAGAATGTAACCGTTATCTTAAATGATAACGAAATGTCCATTGCCAGAAATGTAGGTGCCCTGCACGGAGCATTAGGGCGCATGAGAAGTGCCGGAAAATACAACCGGGCAAAGGACGATTTAGAATGGATACTTAAGCGGATTCCTGCTGTCGGAGGAAGATTGGCTCAGGCCGCTGAAAGATTGAAGGATAGTATGAAATATTTTGTTCTGCCTGGAATGTTTTTTGAGGAATTAGGTTTTACCTATTACGGTCCAGTAGATGGACATGATTATCAAGACTTATTTGAGAACTTAAATTATGCTAAGAAGACAAGCGGACCTGTGATTGTACATGTCATCACGCAAAAAGGAAAAGGGTATCATCCCGCTGAAACAGACAAGAAAGATAAGTGGCATGGCGTCGGTCCCTATAAAATTGAGTCTGGGGAGAAAATTAAACCGACTGACGCTCCGCCAGCGTGGAGCGAAGTGATAAGCGAAACGCTAAGAAAAGAGGCTCGTGTCGATAAAAGAGTTGTAGCAATCACACCGGCAATGGTGCTGGGGTCTAAGCTTGAAAAATTCGGTGAAGAATTTCCGGACCGCTTGTTCGATGTCGGGATTGCGGAGCAGCATGCCACCACCTTATCAGCTGGATTGGCTACTCAAGGAATGAAACCGTTTTTGGCTATTTATTCCACCTTCCTACAACGAGGGTACGACCAGGTGATTCATGATGTAGCAAGACAAAACTTAAATGTTATATTCGGTGTGGACCGAGCTGGTTTGGTTGGTGCTGATGGTGAAACTCACCAGGGAGTGTTTGATGTGGCATTTCTTCGCTCAGTTCCAAACATGGTGGTCGCTATGCCAAAGGATGAAAATGAAGGGCAGTATCTCGTTCATACTGCTGTTTCCTATGATGATGGACCGATTGCTATCCGTTATCCGCGAGGAAATGGATTAGGAGTCGAGATGAGTAAAGAGCTGAAAACGATACCGATTGGCAGCTGGGAAGTACTAAAAGAAGGTACAGATGTTGTTATCTTAACATTCGGTACAACTATTCCTATGGCTCTTGCTGCCAGCGAACGGCTTAGTAAAGAGGGTATATCCGTACGTGTTGTCAACGCACGGTTCATAAAACCGATGGATGAGGCAATGCTTCATGACATAATGAAGAATAAACTTCCAATATTAACTGTTGAAGAATCTGTGCTTCAGGGAGGGTTCGGCTCAAGTGTTCTGGAGTTTAAAGAAGAACACAACTATCTTTCCTGGGTAAACAGACTTGGTATTCCTGATCGATTTATCGAACACGGCAGCGTACCTGAACTTTGGGAAGAAATCGGATTGACGGAAGACAACGTGATAAAGAACATTAAAGAAATTATTCCTGAGAAAAAACAGAGGGCTTAA
- the spo0A gene encoding sporulation transcription factor Spo0A, with amino-acid sequence MEKVQVCLADDNRELVKLLEENFAETQDIEVIGAAYNGKDCLDMLGNKKPDVLILDIIMPHVDGLAVLQQVREFENPPEVIMLTAFGQEEVTKKAVELGAAYFMMKPFDLDHLSEQVRQIKHAGDPINRAVGSSYTKPKKPDLDTSITHIIHEVGVPAHIKGYLYLREAITMVYSDLELLGSITKVLYPDIATKFNTTASRVERAIRHAIEVAWNRGNIDAISSLFGYTISSTKAKPTNSEFIAMVADRLRLEHKAS; translated from the coding sequence ATGGAAAAGGTACAAGTTTGTTTAGCAGATGATAACCGTGAATTAGTAAAGCTTCTTGAGGAGAATTTTGCGGAAACTCAGGATATTGAAGTGATTGGTGCAGCATATAATGGCAAAGATTGTTTGGACATGCTAGGTAATAAAAAGCCGGATGTACTAATATTAGATATTATTATGCCACATGTAGATGGGCTTGCTGTCCTGCAACAGGTTAGAGAATTTGAAAATCCGCCTGAAGTCATCATGCTTACCGCTTTTGGACAAGAAGAAGTTACTAAGAAAGCCGTTGAATTAGGTGCAGCTTACTTTATGATGAAACCTTTTGACTTGGACCACCTCAGTGAACAGGTAAGACAAATTAAACACGCTGGCGACCCGATTAATCGTGCGGTTGGAAGCAGCTATACTAAACCGAAAAAGCCTGACCTGGATACAAGCATTACACATATTATCCATGAGGTAGGCGTACCTGCGCATATTAAAGGATACTTGTACTTAAGAGAAGCTATTACAATGGTTTATAGTGATCTTGAGCTTCTTGGGTCCATAACTAAAGTTCTGTATCCAGATATTGCTACTAAATTTAATACCACAGCCTCTCGGGTTGAACGTGCAATTCGCCATGCGATCGAAGTAGCATGGAACCGGGGTAACATTGATGCGATCTCGTCCTTATTCGGATATACAATTTCTTCCACAAAAGCTAAGCCGACGAATAGTGAATTTATCGCGATGGTTGCTGACCGTCTGCGGCTGGAACATAAAGCAAGTTAA
- a CDS encoding 3'-5' exonuclease, which translates to MNWGTYKELQGKLREFKIDPDIRKSNLLDLDYTIFDLETTGFIPEIGHEIISIGAVRNHGLDSCHIDTFHHIIRPIRPVSEATLNLTGLTREQLATGRTFVNSLKHFLDFSRGSILVAHPAKFDVRFLQTMLKRWKLPEFTPPVIDSQMMAEWLFPAMKPQLDPLIKQFQIERRERHHALNDAMMTSELFCKLLDCTIQRDIQTFDDLYQVLLQTKRARKPK; encoded by the coding sequence ATGAACTGGGGAACGTACAAAGAGCTGCAGGGGAAACTGAGAGAATTTAAGATTGACCCTGACATAAGAAAATCTAACCTGCTTGATCTGGACTATACTATTTTTGATTTAGAAACGACAGGATTCATACCTGAAATTGGTCATGAAATTATTTCGATTGGGGCTGTGCGGAACCATGGTCTCGATTCATGCCACATAGATACCTTTCATCACATTATTCGGCCGATCAGACCTGTTTCTGAGGCTACTCTAAATTTAACCGGTTTGACACGGGAACAGTTAGCAACTGGACGAACCTTTGTGAACAGTTTGAAGCATTTCCTGGATTTTAGCAGAGGTTCTATTCTTGTAGCCCACCCTGCTAAATTTGATGTACGCTTCCTCCAAACAATGCTCAAACGCTGGAAATTACCTGAATTCACCCCCCCTGTTATTGATTCGCAAATGATGGCTGAGTGGTTATTTCCTGCAATGAAGCCACAATTGGATCCGCTGATCAAACAGTTTCAAATCGAACGAAGAGAACGTCACCATGCATTGAATGATGCTATGATGACTTCCGAACTGTTTTGTAAATTACTCGATTGTACCATTCAACGTGACATTCAGACATTTGATGATTTATATCAAGTGTTACTTCAAACAAAAAGAGCGAGAAAGCCTAAATAG
- a CDS encoding aspartate kinase encodes MKVVKFGGSSVADANQLKKVTNIIASDHNRKVIVVSAPGKRYPDDTKTTDLLIKLGESIYNGTRDELAYDRVIERFATIVKDLKISEEILRTIQSRIDKACEHTEKDYNSGLHRLKSCGEDGTALILSAYLRSSGQEASYVNPEEAGILVRDEPGGALVLDESFDRLYELRKQKEILVIPGFFGYTPEGELVTFSRGGSDITGSIVAAGIKAELYENFTDVDSVFCVNPTIVDNPMKLTTLTYKEMRELSYAGFSVFHDEALIPAFKEKIPVCIKNTNNPDGEGTMIVSVREADEGHVKGIASDSGFLNLYVSKYLMNRELGFGRRLLQILEDEGISFEHAPSGIDDMSVIIREHQLPKAKETIVTNRIAEELKVDTITVERDMAMIMLVGEGMNETIGIASQAATAFQHANVNIEMINQGSSEVSMMFGIKSSGLEPAVRSLYRTFFL; translated from the coding sequence ATGAAGGTTGTTAAGTTTGGCGGAAGTTCTGTAGCCGATGCAAATCAATTAAAAAAAGTGACAAATATTATTGCCTCAGATCATAATAGAAAAGTGATTGTCGTCTCAGCTCCTGGAAAAAGGTACCCTGACGATACGAAAACAACGGACTTGTTAATCAAATTAGGAGAATCCATTTATAACGGAACAAGGGATGAGTTGGCCTATGACAGGGTAATAGAGCGTTTTGCAACTATTGTGAAGGACTTGAAGATCTCCGAAGAAATCCTCCGTACGATCCAAAGCCGCATTGATAAGGCTTGTGAACATACTGAAAAAGATTATAACTCAGGTTTGCACCGTTTAAAATCATGTGGTGAAGATGGAACGGCCCTAATTTTAAGTGCATATTTACGCTCAAGTGGACAGGAAGCATCTTATGTAAACCCAGAAGAAGCGGGTATTCTGGTGCGTGATGAACCAGGAGGAGCTTTGGTGCTTGATGAAAGTTTTGACCGACTATATGAACTTAGAAAGCAGAAGGAGATCCTTGTTATACCAGGGTTCTTTGGATATACCCCGGAAGGTGAGCTCGTAACGTTTTCACGCGGGGGGTCGGATATAACAGGGTCAATAGTAGCAGCAGGTATTAAAGCCGAATTATATGAAAACTTCACCGATGTAGATTCTGTATTCTGTGTAAATCCTACTATAGTCGATAACCCGATGAAGCTGACAACGTTGACGTACAAAGAAATGCGTGAACTATCATACGCTGGGTTTTCGGTATTTCATGACGAAGCTTTGATTCCGGCATTTAAGGAAAAGATTCCCGTTTGTATAAAAAATACGAATAATCCTGATGGAGAAGGTACCATGATCGTTTCAGTGCGAGAAGCGGATGAGGGACATGTGAAAGGAATAGCAAGTGATTCCGGATTTTTGAACCTTTATGTTAGTAAATACTTAATGAACCGCGAACTAGGATTTGGCCGCAGACTTTTACAAATTTTAGAAGATGAAGGGATTTCATTTGAACATGCTCCTTCAGGAATTGATGATATGTCAGTTATTATTCGTGAACATCAACTGCCAAAAGCTAAAGAAACGATCGTGACCAATCGAATTGCTGAGGAATTAAAAGTTGATACGATAACGGTTGAAAGAGATATGGCTATGATCATGCTTGTGGGAGAGGGCATGAATGAAACAATTGGGATTGCGAGTCAGGCTGCAACCGCATTTCAACACGCGAACGTTAACATTGAGATGATCAACCAGGGGTCATCGGAAGTGTCCATGATGTTCGGAATTAAATCGAGTGGTTTAGAACCGGCAGTCCGGTCTCTTTACCGTACCTTTTTCTTGTAA
- the ahrC gene encoding transcriptional regulator AhrC/ArgR, translating into MNKGQRHIKIRELITNDDIETQDELVSRLKAMDYDVTQATISRDIKELHLVKVPMLDGRYKYSLPADQRFNPLEKLKRLMMDAFVSIDQAGHFIILKTLPGNANAVGALIDNLDWEEIMGTICGDDTCLIICRSKEQTESISEQLLNML; encoded by the coding sequence ATGAATAAAGGACAGCGTCATATTAAGATTCGCGAATTAATTACGAACGATGACATCGAGACGCAGGATGAGTTAGTGAGCCGGTTGAAGGCGATGGACTATGACGTCACACAAGCAACGATCTCGAGGGATATCAAAGAGTTACACCTTGTAAAAGTTCCGATGCTTGATGGGCGGTATAAGTACAGCTTACCTGCTGATCAGCGTTTCAATCCCTTGGAAAAATTAAAACGATTAATGATGGATGCTTTCGTTAGTATTGATCAAGCGGGTCATTTTATAATTTTAAAAACACTGCCAGGAAATGCTAATGCAGTAGGCGCCCTTATTGACAATCTTGATTGGGAAGAAATTATGGGGACCATCTGCGGTGATGACACTTGTTTGATTATTTGCAGAAGTAAAGAACAAACCGAAAGCATCAGTGAACAGTTGTTAAATATGTTATAG
- a CDS encoding TlyA family RNA methyltransferase — MMGRKVRLDLLLVERGLIETREKAKRTIMAGLVFERNHRLDKPGQKVDEEIELTVKGSAIPYVSRGGLKLEKALDKFRMDLKGKTMLDIGSSTGGFTDCALQNGIRLSYAIDVGYNQLDWKLRNHPQVVVMERTNFRYVTPADLTEGTPQFASIDVSFISLRLILPVLTNLLNANSDVVALIKPQFEAGREQVGKKGIIKDAAIHKQVIQRILDFANGLGFTVKNLTFSPITGGDGNIEFLVHLYWTGKKAGDIDDYVEVDSVVAEAHEAHRK, encoded by the coding sequence ATTATGGGAAGAAAAGTGCGATTAGATTTATTGCTAGTTGAACGGGGACTGATTGAAACGAGAGAAAAGGCTAAGCGTACCATAATGGCTGGTCTCGTTTTCGAAAGAAATCACCGGCTCGATAAGCCTGGCCAAAAAGTTGACGAAGAGATTGAACTTACCGTTAAGGGAAGCGCCATTCCTTATGTCAGCAGAGGCGGGTTAAAACTTGAAAAAGCCCTTGACAAGTTTAGGATGGACTTAAAAGGGAAGACGATGCTCGATATTGGTTCATCGACAGGTGGATTTACGGATTGTGCTTTGCAAAATGGTATTCGCCTTAGCTATGCAATTGATGTAGGTTACAATCAGTTGGACTGGAAGCTTAGAAATCATCCCCAAGTAGTTGTCATGGAACGAACAAATTTTCGGTATGTGACGCCTGCTGACCTGACAGAAGGAACACCTCAATTTGCTTCCATTGATGTTTCGTTTATATCACTCCGTTTGATATTGCCTGTATTAACGAATCTGTTGAATGCAAACAGTGATGTGGTGGCTTTAATTAAGCCACAGTTTGAAGCAGGTCGTGAACAAGTGGGTAAAAAAGGGATTATTAAAGATGCTGCGATCCACAAACAGGTGATTCAGAGAATTCTCGACTTCGCTAACGGGCTGGGTTTTACGGTTAAGAACCTCACGTTTTCACCGATTACCGGCGGCGATGGAAATATCGAATTTCTTGTTCATTTATATTGGACCGGCAAAAAAGCAGGAGATATAGACGATTATGTCGAAGTGGATAGTGTTGTGGCGGAAGCGCATGAAGCACATCGAAAATAG
- the spoIVB gene encoding SpoIVB peptidase: protein MFHQFKIRYICGSVLLLLMLALPLFSPFQEYLSIPTELRISTSQSIESSQAWSQTDEARTAFSSDTVEPNTSEVFHEFAGIPLKKTDVRKMKDIRLVPGGHSVGVQLQTKGVLVVGHHLVNENKEESTSPGEKADIQVGDILLKGNGEELNSMEKLSKIVEKSGDQNEPVELTVKRGEETFQTSLTPSLNKKDDQYQIGLYVRDSAAGIGTMTFYHPDSGKYGALGHVIADMDTRQPIEINKGTIVESNVTSIEKGSQGVPGEKRAEFSLKEDRIGTITENSAFGIFGKLDDGIINEKYPDGLPVGYSEQVEEGPAKILTVLEGEKLQEFDVEIVSNMPKDKPVTKGMIVKITDPELLKKTGGIVQGMSGSPIIQNGKIIGAVTHVFVNDPTSGYGVHIEWMLKEAGVDIYKSEEKELNKAG from the coding sequence GTGTTTCACCAATTTAAAATTAGATATATATGTGGCTCCGTTCTCCTGTTGTTGATGCTCGCTTTACCTTTATTTAGCCCATTTCAAGAATATTTATCCATCCCTACAGAACTTCGTATTAGTACTTCCCAGTCAATTGAGTCTTCTCAAGCTTGGAGTCAAACAGATGAAGCAAGAACAGCTTTTTCTTCTGACACTGTCGAGCCAAACACTAGTGAGGTATTTCATGAATTTGCCGGAATTCCTTTAAAGAAAACGGATGTAAGAAAGATGAAGGATATCCGTTTAGTTCCTGGCGGTCATTCGGTTGGAGTTCAGCTTCAAACGAAAGGTGTTCTTGTAGTCGGACATCATCTTGTTAATGAAAATAAGGAAGAGTCAACTTCACCGGGAGAGAAAGCAGATATTCAAGTCGGAGATATTCTTCTAAAAGGAAATGGAGAAGAATTAAACAGTATGGAGAAGCTTTCTAAGATTGTAGAAAAGTCAGGAGATCAAAATGAACCAGTGGAATTAACAGTCAAAAGAGGAGAAGAAACGTTTCAGACGTCGCTTACTCCATCTTTGAATAAAAAAGATGATCAATATCAAATCGGTCTTTACGTTCGTGATTCAGCCGCTGGAATCGGGACGATGACTTTTTATCATCCAGATTCAGGGAAGTATGGTGCCCTGGGCCATGTCATTGCAGATATGGATACAAGGCAGCCAATTGAAATTAATAAAGGAACCATTGTAGAGTCAAATGTAACCTCAATCGAAAAAGGAAGCCAGGGTGTTCCCGGCGAAAAAAGAGCTGAATTTTCCTTAAAAGAAGATCGGATTGGGACCATAACGGAAAACAGTGCGTTCGGTATTTTCGGGAAATTAGATGATGGAATCATTAATGAGAAGTATCCAGATGGTTTACCTGTTGGATACTCAGAACAGGTCGAAGAAGGCCCTGCAAAAATTTTAACTGTACTTGAGGGTGAAAAGCTCCAGGAATTCGATGTTGAAATTGTCAGTAATATGCCCAAGGATAAGCCTGTCACAAAGGGAATGATTGTAAAAATAACTGACCCTGAACTATTGAAGAAAACCGGCGGGATTGTACAAGGTATGAGCGGTAGCCCGATCATTCAAAATGGTAAGATTATCGGTGCTGTCACACACGTATTCGTAAATGACCCTACGTCAGGTTACGGGGTTCATATTGAATGGATGTTGAAAGAAGCCGGAGTTGATATTTATAAAAGTGAGGAAAAAGAATTAAATAAAGCTGGATGA
- the recN gene encoding DNA repair protein RecN, translating to MLTELSIKDFAIINQVSITFKEGLTVLTGETGAGKSIIIDAIQLLSGGRGSVEFVRHGTNKAEIEGLFTVDMTHPVFQKGRQFGVEIGEDGMVVLQRVITRQGKSICRVNGKLVTLGILREIGSTLIDIHTQHETQSLMNPEHHIDLLDMFIIDEISPSIEEYHRLYSSYQTVKKRYNELSENEQEVAQRLDLLQFQLRELQQADLRPFEDEELEEERKKLMNYEKVYQGIHDAYNALYGEQKGLDWLSLAMTSLENTSDYDNQLEKLSEEMSNSYYVLEELTFQLSNQMAELEFDPERLNDIESRLNELNRLKKKYGQTVKDMLEYASKIEEEIDEITNKDSHLDKLEKQITELGKDAVLEAKNIHDIRTKASKHLARMIHEELTDLYLEKASFQTNVEIKEGRPDDPEFDGKHVRLISSGFDTVTFLITTNPGEPLKELHKVASGGEMSRIMLALKRIFSRHQGVTSVIFDEVDTGVSGRVAQAIAEKIQGISIDSQVLCISHLPQVAAMADTHIRIEKDVTNDRTSTVVTELSAGEKADEISRMITGAEMTDTTIEHAKELLALATKHKQNA from the coding sequence ATGTTAACTGAATTATCGATAAAGGACTTTGCCATCATTAATCAAGTATCCATCACATTTAAGGAAGGTCTCACAGTACTTACAGGAGAGACAGGTGCTGGTAAGTCAATTATTATTGATGCCATACAGCTATTGTCAGGGGGCCGAGGCTCTGTTGAATTTGTCCGTCATGGCACAAATAAAGCAGAAATTGAGGGGTTATTTACAGTTGATATGACTCACCCTGTTTTTCAAAAAGGCAGACAATTCGGCGTTGAGATCGGGGAAGACGGCATGGTTGTATTGCAAAGGGTCATCACTCGACAAGGGAAAAGTATTTGCCGGGTAAATGGGAAGCTGGTTACACTGGGAATTTTGAGAGAGATTGGCTCTACTTTAATTGATATTCACACCCAACACGAAACACAATCCTTAATGAACCCTGAGCACCACATCGACCTTTTGGACATGTTTATTATAGATGAGATATCGCCTTCTATAGAGGAGTACCACCGGTTATATTCAAGCTATCAGACGGTTAAAAAAAGGTATAATGAACTTAGTGAAAATGAACAGGAAGTGGCTCAACGACTTGATTTGCTCCAATTCCAACTGCGTGAACTCCAACAGGCGGATTTACGTCCATTTGAAGATGAAGAACTCGAGGAAGAACGAAAAAAGCTCATGAACTATGAGAAAGTGTATCAGGGGATTCATGATGCCTATAATGCGTTATATGGCGAACAGAAAGGGTTAGACTGGTTGAGTCTGGCGATGACTTCTTTAGAGAATACGTCAGATTATGACAACCAATTAGAGAAGCTCTCGGAGGAAATGTCAAACAGTTATTATGTTCTAGAGGAGTTGACGTTTCAGTTAAGTAATCAGATGGCTGAGCTTGAATTTGACCCAGAACGTTTAAATGATATTGAGTCAAGGTTAAACGAACTAAATCGACTGAAGAAAAAATATGGGCAAACCGTTAAGGATATGCTGGAATATGCTTCGAAAATCGAAGAGGAGATTGATGAGATTACAAATAAGGATTCTCACCTCGATAAATTGGAGAAGCAAATTACGGAACTTGGAAAAGATGCAGTTCTTGAAGCTAAAAACATTCATGATATTCGAACAAAAGCATCCAAACACTTAGCCAGAATGATCCATGAAGAATTAACAGATTTATACTTGGAAAAGGCGTCATTTCAGACGAATGTAGAAATAAAAGAGGGGCGGCCAGATGACCCTGAATTTGACGGAAAGCATGTACGATTGATTTCCAGTGGTTTTGATACCGTTACATTCTTAATTACTACAAATCCTGGCGAACCGCTGAAGGAACTGCACAAAGTAGCTTCAGGAGGAGAAATGTCTCGGATTATGCTTGCCCTCAAACGTATCTTTTCACGTCATCAAGGTGTAACGAGCGTTATTTTTGACGAAGTTGATACTGGTGTCAGCGGCCGAGTGGCTCAGGCAATTGCAGAGAAAATCCAAGGAATCTCTATCGACTCCCAAGTTTTGTGCATATCACATTTGCCACAGGTTGCCGCTATGGCTGATACTCATATTAGAATTGAAAAAGATGTTACTAACGATCGAACGTCCACTGTAGTTACTGAGTTATCCGCAGGGGAAAAAGCGGATGAAATTTCCAGGATGATTACAGGCGCCGAGATGACAGATACAACGATCGAACATGCAAAAGAATTGTTAGCCCTCGCCACTAAACATAAACAGAATGCTTAG